The Rubricoccus marinus nucleotide sequence AGCTACCACAGACCTAAGCGATAGCGTCCTCTACGGCGCCCTTATGAGCGGATGCGTACCAAGCCAACGTTTCTTCTAACCCTTCGCGAACAGAATGGGAAGGCGAATAGTCCAGGATTGCCTGAGCGCGCGAGGTGTCCGCTAAGGAATGCTGGACATCCCCCTCCCTGAAGGGACCGAACGTGGGCTCGGAAGGCAACTCACCGCCTACGTATGCTTCAAGCCCACTTACGATATATCGGTACAGATCCAAGAGAGTCGTCCTAGCCTGGTATGCTACATTGAAAACGCCACAAACCTCTGGCGTGACTGCGGCTTTAATATTCGCTTGTACGACGTTCCGTACGTAGCAGAAGTCTCGGCTGGTCTCTCCATCCCCATGCACATGTGGGCGATCGCCAGATAAAAGCTGCCCAACCCACTTCGGAATAACGGCAGCGTACGCTCCATTGGGGTCTTGGCGCGGACCAAACACGTTGAAGTACCGGAGGCCGACGCACGTGAGGTCGTAATGATCTTCGAAGGTTCGGGCGTAGAGCTCGTTCGTCCTCTTGGAAACGGCATAAGGAGACAGCGGTGTACCGATCTTCCCCTCCACTTTCGGAAGCCCAGGGTGATCGCCATAGACGGACGACGACGAGGCGTAAACGAACCGTCCGATCCCCGCGTCACGCGTGGCGAGCAGCATGTTAACGAACCCGTCGACGTTGACCTGGTGTGTCGCCAGAGGGTCAGCTATTGACCTCGGTACGGACCCCAAAGCAGCTTGGTGCAGAACGGCGTCAACGCCGGAAACCGCTCTTTTACATACCTCCAACTCGCGGATGTCGCCTTCTACAAGGCGGAAGCTCTCCCATGCGTCAGGTCCTACAGACCTTCGGACATCGTCTAGGTTGCGCCGGTGGCCGGTTGAGAAGTTGTCGAGGGCGACGACCCGTTGCCCATGCTCGAGCAAGGTCTCCACAAGGTGCGAACCGATAAAGCCCGCTGCCCCTGTCACGCACCATGTGCGGGGGTCTCGTAAGGTGTCAGCAAGCATCGGTGTTCAGGTGTGGTGTTTTAGCGGAAGAACACGCGCTCCACCACCACCACCACGCCCAGTATGGTCGTCGTAACGCTGAGCACGTCTCGCCAGAGGGGAGTCCTGCTGCGTGAGACAACCTCGAGATCGAGTGCGTCGCCGGGTTGTAAGAGCATCGTCGGCTGTGCATATAGCTCTCTAAGCGGGGACTCCATCACGACCTCCCCACTCCTGTAGAGCCGCACCGTTGCCGTAACGTCTGTGCGGGAGTCCCGAACGCCTAGAGAGCCGAGACCGCCCGCATACGCTACCAGATCGCCCACTGTGCTTCCAACGTTCAAGGTATAGCGACCGGGGGAAGCGAATGCGCCAGAGGCCGTGACGGAGAAGGACTCAACGCCTGGCTCCGTATGGACGAAGAAACCAGGGACAGTTGAGTTCAACCCTACTACCTCGACGACATCCCCCTCTTGGAGTGCTGGGGCGAGGCTGCTGTCGGTGTACAGATCTCGGACTTCCATTTCGGAAACCACGCGCCCCTGACGGTGCAGCC carries:
- a CDS encoding SDR family oxidoreductase — its product is MLADTLRDPRTWCVTGAAGFIGSHLVETLLEHGQRVVALDNFSTGHRRNLDDVRRSVGPDAWESFRLVEGDIRELEVCKRAVSGVDAVLHQAALGSVPRSIADPLATHQVNVDGFVNMLLATRDAGIGRFVYASSSSVYGDHPGLPKVEGKIGTPLSPYAVSKRTNELYARTFEDHYDLTCVGLRYFNVFGPRQDPNGAYAAVIPKWVGQLLSGDRPHVHGDGETSRDFCYVRNVVQANIKAAVTPEVCGVFNVAYQARTTLLDLYRYIVSGLEAYVGGELPSEPTFGPFREGDVQHSLADTSRAQAILDYSPSHSVREGLEETLAWYASAHKGAVEDAIA
- a CDS encoding SLBB domain-containing protein; this translates as MIRYAATIALLACLSLPAAYSQTGSTGELDPLSRTASSAPGFFYKFERNDRLISVRTSGAIQNAVVLVGEGATVADLISLSGGVTVDRLGNATVRLHRQGRVVSEMEVRDLYTDSSLAPALQEGDVVEVVGLNSTVPGFFVHTEPGVESFSVTASGAFASPGRYTLNVGSTVGDLVAYAGGLGSLGVRDSRTDVTATVRLYRSGEVVMESPLRELYAQPTMLLQPGDALDLEVVSRSRTPLWRDVLSVTTTILGVVVVVERVFFR